From the genome of Pirellulales bacterium:
CTTTCATTACCCAGCTTGGGAGTCGTTTGTAAGCTGAGCACCAAAGTAGCGTCCGTGCGACCCAATAGTCCCGCGGACAAAGCGGGCATTTTGCCCGGGAGTATCGTGGAACGGATTTTACCGCTGGCTCCGCCGGAACCCCCGCCGGGAAGATTGTTCGCCCGTCCGGGTGAACCGTATGTGTTTGTCTTGCCCGAAAACTCGATCAGAAAATCAGCGCCTGACAGCTGGTCCGGTTTTTTGCTGGGATTGATGCTGGCCCATCCCGAGCGTGAATATCAGTTGTTTTTACGCGATCCCGCGGGCAATGAAAAAGACGTAACCCTACTTGCCACGGATGAACCAGAGAATTACTGGCATTTTCGCATGCTGGAGTTTGCGCAAGCGCGGCTTCCGCTAACGCCGCTGGAATTACCCGCCGCGGCCGCCAAGGGGTGGGAAGAAACCAGCAACGGCCTGATGATGGTGGTGGCGTTTTTGCGGAAGCTGTTTACGGGGGAGATCTCGGTCAAAATGCTGGGGGGACCGGGTACGATTGCCGGGGCCGCCGGTGCCCAGGCGAGCCAGGGCTTTTCCACGTTTTTGCTTTTTTTAACCATGCTCAGCGCGAACTTGGCGGTGATGAATATCTTGCCGATACCCGTGCTGGACGGGGGGCATTTGGTCTTTTTAGCCTATGAGGGGATTACCGGCCGCCCCCCCAATCCCCGCATGATGGAATACCTGACCATTACCGGACTGTTGCTGCTGCTCGGCTTGATGCTCTTTGTCATCAGCCTGGATATTGGGCTGATCTCGCGGTTTTAGCCGCGCGGCATAACTCGACCAGAGATGGATGGTCCTACCAATCACCAGTAAACAGAGCGCGGTTTTTTATCCAACTTATCAAGTGTTGCCCCAACTCCGTGAGAGCGGAGTTCATGGGTTTTGCCCGTTTACCTACGGTTTGACCTTTTACCCACGGTTGTTCGCTGTGCTCCAACCCGCGGGCTACGATCCCCCCCATCCTCATTTTCACGCGCTACTTTTGTTCGTCCATCAACCGGCGAAACTCTCCAAATAGATACTGGCTGTCATGCGGGCCAGCGGACGCTTCGGGGTGGTATTGGACGCTAAAGGCGGGATAACGCGTGTGTCGGACACCTTCGATCGTGCCGTCGTTCAAATTGGTGTGCGTCACCGCCAATTCCGCTGGCAAGGTCGCGGGGTCTACGGCAAACCCATGATTTTGCGACGTGATCTCCACGCGTTGGGTGGCATGATTAAGCACCGGTTGATTTGCTCCCCGATGCCCGAATTTTAATTTAAAAGTTTTGGCCCCGCAGGCCAAACTGAGCAATTGATGGCCCAGGCAAATGCCAAAAATCGGGGTTTTTCCCAGGAGATCGCGAATGGTACCCGCCGCGTAGGCCAGCGGTTCGGGGTCGCCGGGTCCATTTGACAAAAAGACCCCATCCGGCTGATGCGCCAGAATCTCGGCGGCGGTGCTGGTCCCCGGCACAACCGTGACGCGAAAGCCCTGCTCCGCCAAATGCCGAGGGATATTCCACTTCATGCCGTAATCCACGGCGACCACATGCCGCGGGGGAGTCGCGGGATCTCTTGAACCCGTTCCCCCCGACCCTTCGTGAGAACTTGTTCCCTCACCCAACCAATTCTCCACGATCGCGTTGGTCATGGGGGACGTCATTAACGGATGCAGCTTTTCGTCCCAGGACTTGGCCGCGGTGGGCATGACCTCTTTGACCAAATCCCGCCCCACCAGCCCCGCTGACTGCCGCGCCTTGGCAATAAGGCTGGCATCGTCCATGTCCACGCTAGACAATACCCCCCGCAACGCCCCCGCCGAGCGGATTCGCCGGACCAAGGCCCGGGTGTCGATCTCCGCCAGTCCGGGGATATTCCAGTGTCGCAAGTATTCGTGCAAACTGCCCGTCGCGCGATAATTGCTAACCCGGCGGCTATTTTGGCGAACAACAAAACCCGCCAGATGTGGTTTTTCGCTTTCTAGATCTTCGGTGTTGATGCCGTAATTGCCGATCTCGGGATAGGTCATCGTGACGATCTGCCCGCGGTAGCTGGGATCGGTCAAGATCTCTTGGTAGCCGGTCATGCTGGTGTTGAAGCAGACTTCTCCTGCCACTTCACCGATAGCGCCAAATTGCGTGCCGGTGTAAACGGTCCCGTCTTCGAGGGCAAGTTTTGCGGGTTGTGTCATGGGCGCGGAGAGATAGTAATGTTATTCGATAAATTATACGGATTGTGCGGACATCCCGGGGTGATTCCCCCGGTCGCTACGAAAAAAAAGGCTTGTCCGCTGGAGTTCCACGGCACGGCGACCCGAAGTTTCTCATTAGGCTGTGGGTCTCCGCAAGACGCGCTTGCACGCCAAGGGCGCTTGAGGACAGCCAACCAAGGGGATTCTTGTCCGGCGAGCAAGAGTCCTCTTTTTTTATGCGCTGGGGGGCGACATATCCTGCATGACAAACATGGCTAATCTAGCAAAATCCGTGGAATTCCGCGAGGGGCCAGCAGGTAGAAGCGAACCGCCGGGAAAGAAATAGAAAAAAGCGGAAAAAACGCCGGGAGCGGATACAAAGGGGCGGCATGTGCCGGGCGGTTTTTAAAACTATTCATTCATGTAATTAATTGACATAAACGTTTCGCTCGGGATCATAGTAATCCCGCTCTAACGACACCGGTTTGCCGCGGGCCTGTATTTCTCCCGGTAAACGCTCGAGCACGGCCAACAGACTGGCGCCCCGGGCATAACCCCGCCGCCTTCCGCGCAAGGCCGACAACAGCACAGCGGATTCACCCGCAAAAATATGTTCCAATGCCTGATTGACCGGCCCAAACGGCACGGCAAAGTCGGTCCCCGCCGCGCCCGCCGACCGACCACGCCAACGATTGACCTGCCGAATGGTCCGAATGACGGGATACAGGCGCGTGTTAAAGTGGGTCAGCAGCCGCGTTTTGACCGGCAGGTCCGCCCATAGCTGTTCTAATCGGGGGGTGGTGTAGCGTCTAAAATGGCCAAAGCTTTCATCGTGACGACTCCACAGCGCCAAATCCGCGGGGACGGTGATCAGTACGAACCCCCCCGGCTGCAATTCCGCCAGAATGCGTGAAAGCAGCAAAAAGTCGTCCCGGACATGCTCTAGCACATCATTAAGCATGACCAGATCTGCCCTTCGCGCGGTCTCGCCTAGGTCATCGGGGGCAAACCCTCGCACAAATTCCACGCCCGGAAATCTGGCCTGGGCGAGTGCGATAGCCTCGGCGCTCGAATCGATCCCCACGCAATGATACCGGTTGGCCAGCGCGGCCAGATTGGCCCCCGTGCCGCAACCGACATCCACGATGAGTGGCTTTGAAAGTTTGCAGTTTGAAATTTGCAGGCCAGAAGATCTGAGATGGTTGCAGGTCGCGTCATCCACATGCCTGCCCCCTAGCCCCTGTCCTCTTACCCCTGCCTTTCCTCCCGTCTCCCGCCTCCCGTCTCCCGCCTCTCCTCTGTTCCCTGCCTTTCCTCCCGCCTCCCGCCTCCCATCTCCCGCCTCTCCCCTGTTCCCTGCCTTTCCTCCCGTCTCCCAGCTCCCGTCTCCCGCCTCTCCCTGTCCCAGCAGTTCATCAACCAACCGACCCACAATTCGCCGCCGGGCGGTAAACCACCAATGGGATTGTTCGATATTGGCATGCAACTGGAACTGGGCGGAATTCATCGAAACGCAACCTCGTATTTTCTTGACAGGGTAACATCACGAAAAGTCTAGGTTGCGGTAAGGGAAAAAGAGGCATTCACCCGCGTAAAGACCAGGGGAGCACGACCGTTCCCGCCCCGTGAATCAAACGAAATCACTTATAATCATCATAAGTCTTACAATTGGTGTGCGTGGAAGCCCAGAAAAAATCCTTCCTCATAATGAGTGTTATTTACGCTGCATTGTCACCAACACCCGCTCGCGCAACTATTTCGGCAAGCTGATCAGACTGACGATCAAGGGCGAGACGCTGCGGGCGACGGCCCATCACCCTGTTTGGATTGTCCGGGGAGAGGAATTAAACCGTTGGCCAGCGCGGGAGCATTGTCCGGCATTGCCAGAGGGAGCCTCCGTTACCAGCCGCAGGGTCGACGCGGCGCATTTGAATGCGTGAGATGTCCTGCTGACCCGTCGCGTTGTAGCTGCTTGCAGGCGATTGATTTGAACCGCACCGTCAGCGACGTAAGTCTAGTCGCAGTCATGAGAAAGCCCTTCGACGTGCTCGCCGAAGGGCTGAAAATCAAACAAACTCGGAGCGACAAGACACCGTTAGAACTTTTTTTCAGCGGCATCGGCGTTGGTCGAATTCGGTAGGGCGGTTGCTGGGCAACCTGCTTCGGTCGATGTGACCGAAGCAGGCGAGTTGGTCCGCCGTCATTCCGGGAAATCAGTCGCAACTCGGCCCGTCCAAGAAGGCCAGATACCTGATGAAACGCTATGCGGAGAAAGACACAGCTCAGCAGCCGGGGCCGCCGCCAAAAAAACCTTGACTTCAAAACCCGCGTCATCGGCGGCTCCGGTTCACCGCTTTGTTCGCTAGTTTGAATTCATTCGAGTTGGTTTCGACCAAGCTTCGGGAAGCACGCCAAATATTTCCCTCGCCGCGTCCAGGGCTTCCTGTCTAGTTTGATGCCATGAGTCGGCCGTGAAGAACCCGTGTGGGCTCATCACCAAGTGGTACCCGTTCCGGTCGTCTCCTTGGATTTCCAATTCAACATCACATTCCTGATTCGGCTCATCGGCAGTTCGAACCGGAGACAGGCTCCACGCGTTCTTCGTGCCCCAGACGCGAGCCCTCGTCGTTGTCGTAGTTGAGAGCATCTTGTATACCAGCGAACGCCAATGTTGACCGAGCCCCCGGCAACAAAGCTTCCATTACGAAACAGACCGTCGGGGGCTTCGGTCCAACATATTGTTCGTGCTAAAATTTGCATCAACTACGCTGACCACTAAGTCAGCGATCCCGCGTTTGTACAATCCGAGAGTCAGTCATTTTGATGATTGTGGAATAGACATTGAATGTAAGTGCGACACTGATTGTAGCCCGTATTTGCCATCGTAGACCAACCTTTGAAAAGCAATTTTTGCAAAGTAGTCACCGCGATAATAGCTGAGCAATGTTTGCCATGCCGAGAAGCCCATCGAAGACAAGAAACAGCCCGAACAAAATGCAAAGCACGCCGCAGATCTTTCCACCGGTACCTTTGAGTTTCTTTGTTCGTGTCAACGGTATCCCATCCTTCGTGAAGGTTTTCGCTCCTAATACGAATACAAAGATTGCCAGAATCCAGCTCAGCATTGATTGACTCCTACGATTCTTTGGGGGCAATGTGTAAAGGAATGTCATGTAGCACGTACCTGTCCGTTTGATGCACGAACGACCAAGCTCAGCGACCGCCGCCGGAAACGCCCGGTCGGCTGCAACAGTCGCGAACAAATTATCCGAACCGTCCGCCTGCCCAGCGGGGCGGCGGTTCGCTGCAGCGCTCTGGTTAGGCCACGTCATAAATCAACTCGAACCTCTTTTGAGTTCGGGTCAGATGCCTCGCCGTAACGTTTGATCGCGTGACCGCCTTTAGAATGCGCCGAGGCAACCAACGGCTTCTTGATGGCGTCGAAAAGCTTGTCGGCGTCCGGGCCATACATGAAGAGCCGACAGATACCGCCACCGAACTCGTCGCCGTCAAACTCGCCGGCCTCTTCCTCCTCAATGGCCTCGGCAAGCTCGTCGGTCAACTCGTGGATGCTCTCAACCTCTTCAGCAGAGCCGTGTTCGCTGGATAGCTTCAGGAATACTTGGACGCAATGTTCTGGCATAATGTGGTGTTTGGTTGTGTTGTGTTCGCAGTGGCCTAACGGCGGCGTTCACCCGGCCGCCGCGAGTTAACTTGACTTCAGGAAACGCGCGATCGGCGGCTCGGCGTGCAACGCTTTGTTATGCCATGTCTCGCCCATAGATCGTCAGTTCACACGACGTCGCGATCACCAACGAGCGTCCAGTGGAAGAGAACCCAGCGGCACGATATGAGCACGGTTCATCGTTACATATTTTTGTGATGTGTCCAGTGTCGTCATTCAGTTCTTTGTAATTCGAAGTCAGAAAGAAGACATGAATTGGCCATGGCAAATGAACAACATGAATGCCCCAGCCGTCACGGGTATAGGTTGCAAGTCCACCACCATGCAAGCCGGCCATTCGAAAGATGGTTTTCTCGTGCCTGCCAATTCCGGGTGCGGTCATCCCGGAGTCATCTGAGTTATCGAAGAATTCTTCGTGATCGCGTGCAAGTCGTTCGCCGGTGAGGCAATCGAATAGGCCACGTCCTTGGTGCGACACGACGAGAAGGTCGTCGGAATTGTCGGCGAATCCAACTTCGGTGAGTCCGCCGATGCCGGAACCGCCAACAACCCGCCACGGTGCGGGCACATCGGCGTATGGCAACCGTTCAAGGCGTTCACGAAGTTGGCGTTGGTATTCGTCGGGCATGTCTTTGTGGCATAACGCTGGCGTTGACCGGGCCGCCGCCAGAAAACTCTGATTTCAAAATCCGCGCGATCGGCGGCTCCGGTTCACCGCTTTGTTCTGCCGCGTTGTGGCCAACTCACATCCAGGTGAAAGTTGTTGAAGTCGGGATCATCCAAATCACCGCGATGTCGAATGACGCCGCCAGATGGCAACGAAGCCATTTTAACCTGTTTGCCATCGTGGACAACGTGGCCGAATGCTTGATGTTCGATTAAGCGATTGCAGAGATCAATGACCCCATCCTCGAGTTCGGTGTCGACATTGTGAACGCTGATATCTGGCCTGCCGAATTTCCGCATGCCGCGTGTGTGAAACCATTTCAATGAAGGATCAATTTCTTCGGAAACGAGGATCACCGCGTGGTGGCGTGGGACTGCACCAGCAGGATCAAATATCTGTCGTTTCCATTCTGACGGTTGCCACCAGCGAAACATGAATGGATCGTAGACCGCGCATCCGCCGTGATCAATCAAATAGGTGATCAGGCCCACGGTGTCGCGCAGATAATTGAGCGTCGATGAATCGGTCGGTGTGCCACGCAAGATCATGCAATGTTCGCATCGCTCGACCGTTGCAGCGAGTTGGGGATCATTCGCCGCAAATTCGTCCCAGAGGTAACCGTCGCGGAAGCTGCCGGGGACATCAGGGTGCGAGCTTGGGCCGTACGACATGACATCGACGCCATTGGGAGCGCCGTTGGAGCGGTATCTGCTGCGTGACAGGGGAGCTGTTGCCTCGATCTCACCGTAAACGACATAAAACAACATCGGGTCGCCGCCACCGGCCACGAAATGCTTTCGTTCCCATGTCTCGAGTTCAGATGTCACGTTGTAATTTCAGTGGCAGAACGGCACCAATCACGCGGTTGCGGCGAGTGATCTGACCATTGGAAAACGCGCGACCCGCAACTCGCGTGCATTGGATTGTTCTGCGACTTTCGCGAATTCAGATGGGCCGCTCTGGCCGCATAAGCTGCCGAAGCATCGCAAAGTTGATCGCCATCACAACTAGTCCAGGAATCGTCCTCAGGTAACGATCATACCAAATCAACTCGTCTATCAACTCCGTGGATTGCGTTACGGCAAGTTTCTCCTGGATAGGGATCGCCAGCGCTAGAGTAACAATGAAAATCAGAATCGTGAGCAGCGCCGCGACCGTACGCAGTTTGATTGAAATAGCAGGGTGCCCGAACCAGATCATCAAAACACTTATTGGGACGCTGAGAAAGAAGACTGGAACGAAGAATAAGAAAATTCGGCCATCAATGGACTGGTGGAAAGCAGGGAACTCCGCCAGACCAATGAGCTTCCACGCTGGGTAGTTCATCACACCTTGCATCACACCTCCGCCGAACGCGTACACGCTTGTCATAAAGTAGAGGGATGTCAATGTGCTTCTAAGAGCCTGTCTTCAATTGCCTGAAATGAGCAGAATCGCTATGACTCCGTCTCTTGGAATCTCACTTCAAGGACGGAGCCATAGCGATGGACACGCATTATCCTACGGATTTGACGGACGTGCAATGGAAGATTGTAGAGAAGCTTTTGC
Proteins encoded in this window:
- the carA gene encoding glutamine-hydrolyzing carbamoyl-phosphate synthase small subunit, with the translated sequence MTQPAKLALEDGTVYTGTQFGAIGEVAGEVCFNTSMTGYQEILTDPSYRGQIVTMTYPEIGNYGINTEDLESEKPHLAGFVVRQNSRRVSNYRATGSLHEYLRHWNIPGLAEIDTRALVRRIRSAGALRGVLSSVDMDDASLIAKARQSAGLVGRDLVKEVMPTAAKSWDEKLHPLMTSPMTNAIVENWLGEGTSSHEGSGGTGSRDPATPPRHVVAVDYGMKWNIPRHLAEQGFRVTVVPGTSTAAEILAHQPDGVFLSNGPGDPEPLAYAAGTIRDLLGKTPIFGICLGHQLLSLACGAKTFKLKFGHRGANQPVLNHATQRVEITSQNHGFAVDPATLPAELAVTHTNLNDGTIEGVRHTRYPAFSVQYHPEASAGPHDSQYLFGEFRRLMDEQK
- a CDS encoding class I SAM-dependent methyltransferase, with amino-acid sequence MNSAQFQLHANIEQSHWWFTARRRIVGRLVDELLGQGEAGDGSWETGGKAGNRGEAGDGRREAGGKAGNRGEAGDGRRETGGKAGVRGQGLGGRHVDDATCNHLRSSGLQISNCKLSKPLIVDVGCGTGANLAALANRYHCVGIDSSAEAIALAQARFPGVEFVRGFAPDDLGETARRADLVMLNDVLEHVRDDFLLLSRILAELQPGGFVLITVPADLALWSRHDESFGHFRRYTTPRLEQLWADLPVKTRLLTHFNTRLYPVIRTIRQVNRWRGRSAGAAGTDFAVPFGPVNQALEHIFAGESAVLLSALRGRRRGYARGASLLAVLERLPGEIQARGKPVSLERDYYDPERNVYVN